The Streptomyces venezuelae genomic interval GGCCGCCGTGCCCGAGCTCCGGCATGGCGTGCGTGGGCGGGAGGACGACGGTGTCGGCGGCGGCCAGGGCCTCGGGACCGGCCGCGGGCTGCACGGTGAACCCGGCGTCGCTCGGGACGGGGGCCCCGTCCGCCGTGCAGATCGTGACCTCGTACAGGGGGCGGCCCTCCGCGTCCTCGACGCAGCCGAAGACCCGGGAGGGGATCCCGAGCTCGAACGGTGGCACTCCGGGCAGCGCGAGCACGGCGACCCGGTGCGGTGTCGCCCGGGGCCCCTCGTGGCTGTCCGGCGTCATCCGTCCGACCGTTTCCCTCATGGCCAGATCCTGTCACATGCTGGCCGAACGGCCAATACCGCGTGGGACCGGCGTACCGGATCGTGGACTCATCGCCGCCGGAAGAGTTCCGGGGGCGCGCCGGTCGAGACGGAAACGAGGCGGACACATGCGTGCGGTGGTCGTGGAGCAGTGGGGCGGACCCGAGAACCTGGTGGAGCGCGAGGTGGAGCGCCCCACGCCCGGTCTGAACGAGGTCCTGGTGCGGGTCCACGCGGCCGGAGTGAACCCCGTGGACTGGAAGACCCGCGCGGGCGGGGCCCTCATCGAGTGGGGCGCCGTGCCGGCCGTCGGGTGGGACGTGTCCGGCACGGTGGAGGCCGTGGGTCCCGGCGTGGGGATCTTCCGCCCCGGCGACGAGGTCTTCGGCATGCCGCTGTTCCCCCGGCAGGCCGGCGGATACGCCGAGTACGTGGTGGCCCCGGCCCGGCACCTCGCCCCCAAGCCCGCCTCGCTCAGCCACGTGGAGGCCGCGGCGCTGCCGCTGGCCGCGCTCACCGCCTGGCAGGCCCTCGTCGACACCGCGGACGTCCGTCCCGGGGAGCGGGTGCTGGTGCACGCCGCGGCCGGAGGGGTGGGGCACTTCGCCGTACAGATCGCCAAGGCGCGAGGCGCGTACGTCATCGGGACCGCGAGCGCCGCCAAGCACGACCTGGTGAGGGAGCTGGGCGCGGACGAGGTGATCGACTACCGCGAGAACCGCTTCGAGGACGTGGTCTCGGGAGTGGACGTCGTCCTCGACGGCCTCGGCGGGGAGACGGCCGAGCGCTCGCTCACGGTGCTCCGTGAGGGCGGCAGGCTGATCACCCTGCCGGGACCGGACGACGTCCCCGCCGCCCCGGACGGCGTGCTGGCGGCCTGGGTCCTGGTCGAACCCGACCACCTCGGCCTGAGGGAGATCGCGTCCCTCGTGGAGAAGGGGCAGCTGAAGCCGGTGGTCGACACCGTCCTGCCGCTCGCCGAGGCCGCGAAGGCCCATGAGATCGGCGAACGGGGCCGCACCACCGGGAAGATCGTCCTGACGGTCGCCTGACCCGCGGCCGACGGCCCGGCCACCCCCGTGGCGCGCCGGGTACGCCCGCGTGACCCGGCGCCGCCGGCCGGCCGTCGGATCAGCCGGACGCCGGGCTCGTGCGCGTGAAGTGCACGCACACGACGTGAGTGTCGTCGGTCGACGCGGCCCTCGCTGTCCTGCCAGTGGTCGGCGTGAACGCGGCGCCAGTGGGCGACGTCGGTGCAGCCCTCGCCCTCGGCCCGGGCCTGGAGGCCGCTTTCCGCCTGCCGCGGAGAGGGCGGTGCCCGGCCTCCGGTGGTGGCCTCGGGCGAGTGGGCGCAGGGTGGGACGTGTGTGCGCGGGGCGGAGAGGGCCGCCGCCCCGCTGTCGCGCGCCCGCCCGTACCCGGGGCCGTCCCCGATCGAGGGGTGCGCCACGCCCGACGCGAGGAAAGGCAGCACGAGCGATGACCGACAGCCGACCCGCCACCACGACCGATTCCGGTGCCCCGGTGGAGAGCGACGAACACTCGCTCACCCTGGGCCCGGGCGGTCCGATCCTGATGCAGGACGCCTACCTGATCGAGCAGATGGCGCAGTTCAACCGAGAACGGATCCCGGAGCGCCAGCCGCACGCCAAGGGCAGCGGCGCGTTCGGCCGCTTCGAGGTCACCCACGACGTCAGCGGCTACACCAAGGCGGCGCTGTTCCAGCCCGGCACCCGCACCGATCTGGTCGTCCGTTTCTCCACCGTCGCCGGCGAGCGCGGCAGCCCGGACACCTGGCGCGACCCGCGCGGCTTCGCGGTGAAGTTCTACACCAGCGAAGGCAATTACGACATGGTCGGCAACAACACGCCGGTGTTCTTCGTCAAGGACCCCATGAAGTTCCAGCACTTCATCAGGTCCCAGAAGCGCCGCGCGGACAACAACCTGCGTGACCACGACATGCAGTGGGACTTCTGGACGCTCTCCCCGGAGTCCGCCCACCAGGTCACCTGGCTGATGGGGGACCGTGGCATCCCGCGCTCCTGGCGCCACATGAACGGCTACACGTCCCACACCTACATGTGGATCAACGCGTCCGGCGAGCGGTTCTGGGTGAAGTACCACTTCAAGACCGATCAGGGCATCGAGTTCTTCACCCAGCACGAGGCCGACCAGATGGCGGCCGTCGACACGGACTACCACACGCGAGACCTGTTCGAGCACATCCGCGACGGCGACTTCCCGAGCTGGACCCTGCACGTGCAGGTCATGCCGTACGAGAAGGCCGCGGACTACCGGTTCAACCCCTTCGACCTCACCAAGGTCTGGCCGCACGGGGACTACCCGCTCATCCCGGTGGGCCGCATGACACTCGACCGCAACCCGACCGACAACCACGCCGAGATCGAGCAGGCCGCCTTCCAGCCCAACAACCTCGTCCCCGGCATCGGACCCAGCCCCGACCGGATGCTGCTGGCCCGGCTGTTCTCGTATGCGGACGCCCACCGCCACCGCATCGGCGGCAACTACCAGCAGCTGCCCGTGAACGCGCCCGTCGTCGACGTCCACACGTACTCGAAGGACGGCGCGATGGCCTACCGCAAAACGGCCGACCCGGTCTACGCCCCGAACTCCAAGGGCGGTCCGGCCGCCGACACCGCGCGCCACGGGTCTCCGCCCAGCTGGACGGCGGATGGCGAGATCACCAGGGCGGCCTACGTCTCCCACCCAGAGGACGACGACTGGGGCCAGCCCGGCACTCTCGTGCGCGAGGTCCTGGACGACGAGGCCCGCGACCGCCTGGTGGACAACGTCGTCGGCCACCTCCTCAACGGCGTCACCGAGCCCGTCCTGGAGCGTGCCTTCGCCTACTGGACGAACATCGACAGGACCCTCGGCGAGCGCATCGCCCAAGGCGTCCGGGCGAAAGCCGACGAGAAGGACCCCAAGGCCGCCGAACAGGGCAACCCGGCGCGCCGTTCCATGCAGCAGAAGGCCTGAAGGAACCCGCGGAACCCCGTGGCCGGCTCGGGGACACGCTCAGTTCGGAGGCGTGTCCGCCGGCCCGGTGTGACTCCGGTCGGTCCGACGAAGCCGTCGCTGGCGCGATGCCCGGTCGCCTGCCCCCAGCCGGTCGAACGCGTCGGCCGCGGGAGCGGTGACGACCTTGGGGAGGGCGCCCGGGTGCTCCCGGGCGAGCCAGCCGACGAGCTCCTCCCGTACGGCGCAACGGGTCGTCCAGAGGTCGTCGGCGTCCTTGGCCGTCACGATCGCCCGCACGGTGATGCCGGTCGGCGAGGTGTCGGTCACGGCGAGGTCCCAGCCCCGCCCGTCCCAGGTGTCGCACGTGGTGAGGAACTCCCGGAGGTGCGCCCGGACGAGCGCGACCGGAGTGGTGTGGTCGCAGTGGACGAAGACCGACCCCGTCATCTCCGCGCCGCCGCGCGACCAGTTCTCGAACGGCCGCGAGGTGAAGTACGAGACGGGGAGCGTGACGCGACGCTCGTCCCAGGTCCGGACCGTGAGGAAGGTGAGGGTCACCTCCTCCACGACGCCCCACTCGCCGTCGACGACGACCGTGTCGCCGATGCGGACCATGTCACCGAAGGCGATCTGGAAGCCGGCGAAGAGGTTGCTCAGCGTCGACTGGGCCGCCACGCCGGCCACGATGCCGATGATGCCGGCCGAGGCGAGCAGGGACGTCCCGAGGGTACGGAAGGACGGGAAGGTGACGAGGGCCGCGGCAGCGGCGAGCACCCCGACGGCGACGGCCACCACCCGCATGATCAGCGTGACCTGTGTACGGACGCGGCGGAGCCGTGCGGCGTCACGTGAACGTCCGGCGTAGCGGGCGTACGTGGACTCGACGACGGCCGCGACCGTCCGCACCGTCAGCCAGGCTCCGCCGCCGATCAGGCACAGCAGAAGGACGTGACCCACAGTCTCCGTATGCTCGGCCGGCGCCCCGCCCGGCTCCGCCGCGTACGGGTAGGTCCATCTGAGCAGCGCGGCCAGCAGGACGACGTACAACGGCGTACGACAGCGGCGCAGCAGCCCCCACAAGGGGGTCTCCGGATGCCGTGCGTCGGCGAACCGCGCCAGCATGTCGGCCGCACGGCAGGCGACGAAGGCCGCCAGCGCCGAGCCACCCACGGCGACGGCCAGCCGGATGACGCTCTCCACGTGCTCCCCAATCGACGAGTCGGCGAGTCGAACAGGCCCGTCCCTACGCCTCACCGCCGGCGAGCACGTCAAACTTCCCGCCCGAGGAGGTCCATGAATGACTTGCCGGGGCCGGGGCAGGCGGAGCCCAGGCGGGAAACACGTTCCGCCGCGTACGGCACACCCCGTACGGCACAGGAAACGGAGGACGCCGGCACACCACCGGCCGTCCTCCGCCTACCGGAGGAGTTGGTGCAGCGTGACCGATCACGTGTGGAGCTACAGGACGACCTCGGGTCACCTCGCCGGTGCGGACCTGACCGGCTACAAGGTCGAGGCGACCGACGGAGGCATCGGGAAGGTGGACAAGCACTCCGACGAGGTGGACGACGCCTACCTGGTGGTGGACACCGGTGTCTGGATCTTCGGCAAGGAGGTGCTCCTCCCGGCGAGCACCGTCGTGCGGGTCGACGTGGACGAGCGGAAGATCTTCGTCGACCGCACGAAGGATCAGATCAAGGACGCCCCCGAGTTCCACCGGGACAAGCACCTCGGTGACCCGGGCTACCGGGACGAGCTGTCCGCCTATTACGGACCGGGCAGCCCCTTCGGCGGCCGCCTGTTCTGACACCACAGGTACGGGAAGGGCTGCGCCGGATCCGGCAACTGATCACCCCATGGCCGGGCCTCGGGCCGGGTGCCAGTCGGGCCGGCGGCCGCTGAGGCCGATCACACGGTCGAGCAGGGGAGCGCCGTCCGGCACCGCGACGACGGGGCCGAAGAACCCGTCGCCGGAGGTGTCGTCGGCCGGAGTCAACAGGGCCTCGGAGACTCTGAGTTCCTCCTCGCTCACCTCGTACGTCTGACCGGTCGCCCGCGCCAGGTCCCAGCCGTGGATCAGCAGCTCGTCGAGCGCGATCCGCCCCATCACGGCGGCCGGCAGGTCGATCCCGCCCGCCTGTGTGTCCCCCTCCCAGGCGCCCGGCTCGCGCCAGGCGGCGGCCAGTTCGTCCAGCACCTTCGGCAGGGCTGTCCGCCAGTCGTCCGCCAGCACCGGACGGGACGAGCCGGGCGGCGTGCCGGGCGTCGGCCCGAACTCCTTGCGGGCCGCGTCGCGAAAGGCGGCACCGAGCCCGGCGAGATGGCCGAGCAGTTCCCGTACCGCGTACTCGGGGCAGGGCGTCGGGTCGCCGAGCCGCGCGTCGTCGATGCCCTCGGCGAGCCGGGCGACGCGCTCCGCGGCCGCTCCGAGATCGATCGGTTCCGTGCGTGAAGTGTTCTCCATGCAGGGCAGACCGCGGGGCCGCCGGAAACTCATCGGTCGATACGGCGCCGTCCGCGCGGCCTCAGGTGGCGACGGACAGCAGATCCACCACGAAGACCAGGATCGAACCCGCGGGGATCAACGGCGAGGGCGACTGCTTGCCGTAGCCGAGACGCGGGGGAACGATGATCTCGCGCCGACCGCCGACCTTCATCCCTCTCACCCCCCGGTCCCAGCCCTTGATGACCCTGCCACCGCCCAGGGCGAACTTGAACGGCTCACCCCGGTCCCAGGAGGCGTCGAACTCCTTGCCCGACGCGAAGGCGACGCCGACGTAGTGAACCCTGACCACCGTGCCCGGCTTCGCCTCGGCTCCGTCCCCGACGACCAGGTCCCGAACGGTCAGCTCCGTCGGAGCATCCCCCTCCGGAACGTTGACCTCGGGTTTCGTCGGTTCACTCATCACAGTCCCCTCACTCTCCGTCGGAAGCCCGCGCACGGACCTGCCGGACACATGGAGCATAGGCAATCCGGCGGAGCGCAGGGCTCAGGCGGCATCGGGTGGGGCAGACTGGCGGCGTGCGCATCGTGATGATGACGGCAGGGTCGCGGGGCGACATCGCGCCGTTCACGGGTCTGGGTGCCGGTCTCGTACGGGCCGGGCATGAGGTGACGCTGGCCGCGCACGGGGTGTTCGAGCCGCTGGTGGCGGGGTCGGGGGTGCGGTTCCGTCCGCTGCCGGTGGATCCGCGTGCCGAGCTGCACTCCGCGCGGGGCCGGCGGCTGCACGACGCGAGGACCGGCGCGGGAAAGCTCGTACGGCTGGCGTCCATGGCCAGGGGAGCGGCCGACGAGATGACGGCGGCCCTGGTGGAGGTGGCGCGGGAGGGCGAGGTCCTGCTGGTCAGCGGGTCGCTGGGGCCGCTCGGGTACGCCATCGCCGATGGCCTGTCGGTGCCCGTCCTGGGGCTGCACCTCCAGCCGCTGCATCCGACCGGGGAGTTCCCCGCTCCGGTCCTGGGGGCGAGGTCCCTGGGCACGGTGGGGAACCGGCTGAGCGGACGATTCGTCATGACGTCGGTGGAGCTGCTGTTCTCCGAAGCCGTACGGTCACTGCGGCGGCGGCACGGGCTCGTGACGACGGGCAGGTCCCGGGACCGGCGCACGCGGCCGGTGCTGCACGGCTACAGCGAGCTCGTCGTCCCCCGGCCCCGGGACTGGCCCGCCGGCCTGGAGACGTCCGGGTACTGGTGGCCGCACGAGACCGGGAAGTTGTCCCGGGAGGTGGAGGACTTCCTCGTCGCCGGGCCCCGACCGGTCTTCGTCGGCCTGGGCAGCGCCACCGTCCCCGATCCCGGGCGCGTGAGCCGCGAGATCGTCACCGCGCTGCGCGCGGCGAAGGTGCGGGGGATCGTCCAGCGGGGCTGGGCGGGACTGGGTGCCTCGGGCGACGACATCCTGACCGTCGACGAGGTGCCGCATTCCCTGCTGTTCCCGCGGACGGCCGCCGTCGTCCACCACGCGGGGGCGGGCACGACCGGCGCCGTCCTGCGGGCCGGGGTGCCGACCGTTCCGGTGCCGGTCCAGTTCGACGCGGCGTTCTGGGCGTCCCGGCTGACCGCGCTGGGCACCGCTCCCGGGGTGGTGCCGCTGCGCCGCCTCACCTCCGGGGCCCTGGCCGAGGCCCTGCGCCGGGCGACGTCGGACGACTCCCACCGTGCGCGTGCCCGCGCGCTGGCCGACCGCCTGGCCGCGGAGGACGGGGTCGCGCCGGTGCTCGCCGCGCTCGACCGACTGGCGCGCTGAACGCTCGCCCCCTCCCAGAATCGCCCCCTCCCAGAATCGCTCCCGCCCAGAATCGCTCCCGCCCGGGATCGCCCTCTCCCGGGATCGATCCCGCCCGGAATCGCCCTCTCCCGGAACTGCCCCCTCGCCCCTCGGAATTGACCCCTCGCGTCCAGAATTGACCGATCGCTCGCCGCGTCCGTGCGTCACGAGCCAGGCCCTTCCGCCCGGCCTCCCCCTGATTCATTGACAGGTCCAGGCCATCTTCGCCACTCTTGAGAGCGCTCTCACGAGCTCACGTCCCCCAGTACGGAGTCCCCACCTCCGAGGAGCCCTCATGTCCCCACGGCACAGGCGCACCCGCATCCGGCTCATCCCCCTCGCCGCCGCCGCGCTGATCGGCACCACCGTCACCGTCGTCGGAGCCTCCGACCCCGACCCGGCCTCCGCCGCTGTCCCCGCGACGATTCCGCTCACCTTCACGAACAACTCGGCCCGCGGTGAGCAGGTCTACGTCTACAACCTCGGCACCGAGCTCTCGACGGGCCGGCAGGGGTGGGCGGACGCCAACGGAACCTTCCACCCGTGGCCGGCCGGGGGCTCCACGCCCGTGCCCGCGCCCGATGCCGCCATCACCGGCCCGGCCAACGGCCGGTCGATGACCGTCCGGCTGCCGAAGTTCTCGGGCCGGATCTACTTCAGCTACGGACAGAAGCTGGTCTTCAAGCTGGCGACGGGCGGCCTCGTGCAGCCCGCGGTGCAGAACCCCAGCGATCCCAACAGGAACATCCTGTTCAACTGGTCCGAGTACACCCTCAACGACTCGGGCCTGTGGATCAACAGCACCCAGGTCGACATGGTCTCGGCGCCGTACGCCGTCGGCGTGAAGCGCCCCGACGGCACCGTCGCGAACACGGGCCGCCTCAAGCCCGGCGGCTACCGCGGCTTCTACGACGCGCTGCGCGGCCAGCCCGGAGGCTGGGCCAACCTCATCCAGACCCGCGCCGACGGCACCGTGCTGCGCGCCCTGGCCCCGGGCCACGGCGTCGAGGCCGGCGCGCTGCCCTCGGGGGTGATGAACGACTACATCAACCGCGTCTGGGCGAAGTACGCCACCTCGACGCTGACCGTGACCCCCTTCGCGAACCAGCCCTCGGTGAAGTACCACGGCCGGGTCTCGGGCAACGTCATGAACTTCACCAACAGCGCGGGGGCCGTCGTCACCTCCTTCCAGAAGCCCGACTCCGACAGCGTCTTCGGCTGCTACAAGCACCTCGACGCCCCGAACGACCAGGTGCGCGGCCCCATCTCCCGTACTCTGTGCGCGGGTTACAACCGCTCCACCCTGCTCACCAACCCGAACCAGCCGGACACCTCGTCGGCCGGCTTCTACAAGGACGCGGTGACCAACCACTACTCCCGCAAGATCCACGCCCAGATGGCCGACGGCAAGGCGTACGGCTTCGCGTTCGACGACGTCGGCGCGCACGAATCGCTGGTCCACGACGGCGACCCGCGACAGGCCTACATCACGCTCGACCCGTTCGACTAGGCCCTCCTCGGCCGTGACCCGCAGGCCAAGGCTGCGGCCCTGAACCGGGCTTGCCCCGGTTCAGGGCCGTCGGCGTCCGACGAGAAACGTGCGCCGGGGCCGGCCGGCTGGGCCCGGCCCCGGCGCGCCGGATCACTTGGACTGCGTCGAGAGGCTCACACCGCTGAACCCCTGCGCGGCGGCGAGGCTGAAGTAGACCCAGCCGGACGGCGGGTTGTCGATCGTCAGCGTCTCGCCGTTGCCGGCGTTGGTGGACTTCGCCAGGTGGTTGCCGGTGGTGGCCCAGCTGCCGCCCCCGTAGTACAGGTCGGCGTTGCCGGTGCCGCCGCTGCTCGTGACGGTCAGCTGCTTGACGCCGGCCGGCAGGTACACGAAGTGGTAACTGTAGTTGCCGGTGGCGGCGGCGAGGTTGTCCCGGCGGCAGTTCTGGTCGAACTGACGGGGGTCGCTGATCGTGCAGAGCGGGGCGGGTGCGGTCGAGCCGGCCTCCGGCAGCGGACCGCAGTCGTCGGTCGCGCACGTGGTCGTCAGCCAGGTCGCGAAGTCCGCGTCGTAGCGGGTGCCGATGGTCTGCTTCAGGAAGGTACGGGCACCGGTCCAGTCACCGGCGCGGTACTTGCCCAGCACGGTCTCGACGTCGGCCGCGTGCGCCTGGAGCATGTAGCGGACCGCGAGGAAGCCCCAGCGGTAGACCCGGCTCGCGTTGACCTCGGGGTCCTCGTCCTGGCCGTAGACGGTGTCGAACAGGTCGCTCAGCTTGTACGTGTTCCTGCGGGCCTCGGCGATCGCGTCGGCGTTGCGCTCGCCCCGGTAGCCGAACGAGATGTTCTCGGCGATGCCCTCGACCCACCAGATGGTCGGCGTGGTCATGCCCGCCTCGAAGTCGCCGTGCATGTTGTAGCGGCCGTCGAGGTAGTGGGTGTACTCGTGGTTGAGGTTCCAGATCTGGAATTCCGGGCGCAGCCAGTGGGCCTCGTGGGCGATGAAGCGGGCCTGGTTGCCGGCGGCGGCGGGGTCTCCCTCCTCGTACATGCCGCCGTTGTCGACGTCGATGTTGTAGATGGCCCAGGCGTACAGCGCGTACTGGGTGTAGTCGTCGAAGACGACGACCTCCAGGTTGGTGTTCACGTCACCGGGGATCGCGCCCTTGTCGCCGATGATCCGGTGGAAGTAGGCGTCCTGGTTGACCAGGCTGGTACAGGTGCTCGCCAGCTGGCCGGGCGACATGTCCTGGGCGCGGATCTTCAGGCCCGGGTTGCACGAGTGCTGGATCGGCAGGATCGCCGGGAGCACGCGCTCGCCCAGGTCGCAGATGGCGTAGGCCGCGCAGTTGCCCCTGTCGTACTGGCGCGTGTACCAGCCCAGGTTCATGGTGATCGGCGCGGTGGGGCCGACGTTCGGGTAGCGGTTGATCAGGTCCTTGAGCAGCGGCCGGAGCCGGTCCTTCAGCTCGGGGACGTCGAGGGCGTGGCCGAGGTGGCGGCCGACGTTGCTGACGACGTCCAGGCGGTTCAGCTGCGCGCCGTTGCGCGTGATGAAGCCGGCCCAGGTGTCGAGGACGGTGGGGTCGGCCTTGAGGGCCGCCCGCCAGCCGCGGCCGTCGTCCTTGGCCTTGAAGCCGTTCTCGACGACCCACTCGACGTGCTGCATCGCGAGGTTCATCTGGCCGGGCCAGGTGCTGTCGTAGCCGCCGAGCATCCACTTGACGACGCCGACGTACCGCCCGGCCGTGTGGGTGCTGTCGATCAGCGTGACGACCTCGTTGAGGATCTCGCCGTTGGCGTCGGTGACGTCCTTGCTGCGCGGGGAGGCGAAGAACGCGTCCAGCGCGCCGCGCGCCGCGGTGTCCAGCGCCGTGCCGTAGTCGCCGACGACGTCCGCGTTGTTGTCCTGCACGTAGTAGCCGGCCCGCAGGAACAGCACCAACTGGCCGATGGCGGCACTGTTGTTGCCCGAGTACGTGGCGGAGGCGTCGCGCAGCGCGTCGGCGACGGTCACCATCTGGGCCTCACGGAAGGCCTTGCGCGCGTTCTCCCCGGTGAGGCCGAACAGCGGGTACGTGCAGTTGATCCGGGGGAGCGCCTTGAGCTGCTGGACGAGGGCGCTGCCCGTGGCGTTGACGATTCCGCCGAGGTCGGGGCACTCGTCCGCGGCGGCGGCCGTGGACTGCTTGCCGACCTTGACGGGCTTGACGGCCGGGGCGGGCGCCGGGCCCGATTCCTCGGTGCTGTCCTGCGCGGAGATGCGGAAGCGGGAGCTGTTGCTCATCGCGTCGGGCGACTTGGGCACCGGGATCGACCGCGGCGCCGAGGCAGCGGCTCCCTGTGAGTTCGTACGGGCCGGGGTCGCGGCGCCGACGGAGGCGGCCTGGGCCTGCGGCGCGAACAGGCCGAGCGTGATGAGGACGGCTGCGCCGAGCGCAGGAAGTCTGCGCGCGTTGGCTCTCGATATCCGGAACGGATGCATCTGTGGGGGCCTCCGGGGCCGTTGTGGCAGCGCTGGGACACGCGACCAATGATGTGTGACATGTAAAATTGCACAAGTCCTCGCTTGGTGGAAGTCTTCCGGCCGGATTGATCGGCCTCTGCGACGGCAACCTTGGTCTGGCAATCGCTGACGGCGTCAGCTCACCCGGAGGCTGCGGCGGGGGCCGCTGCCATGAACGGTGCGGTGCGGGGACCATGTCCGTCCCGCGAACACCGTCGTCCGTCGCGGGTCTACAGCGGGCGTCGGCCGGAAACCTAACGTCGTTCCCGAACCCGGCCGCACTCCGAGCGGCCAGGACGGAGGAGGAAGACAGTGACGACGACGGGGGAGACGCCCGATCTCACGGCCCTGGCCGGCCATTACAGCGAGAACGGGTACGTGCTCGTCAAGGGGTTGCTGAGCAGGGAGGAGGCCGCTGCCCACCGCCAGTGCGCCCACGACGTGCTGGCCGTGCTGGACGACGACGAGAACCCGACGTGGGACTCGGCGGCCGGCATCGCGGCCGGAACACCGACCCGGCTGCAGCACCTGCACGATGTGCAGTTCCACGCCGCGGCGTTCTCCCGGCTGCTGACGGACGAGCGCTTCACCCGCGTCGCCGCAGCGGTGCTGGGCGGGCCGAACGTACAGCTGCATCACACCAAGCTGTTCGTGAAGCCGCCGGAGAACGGCTCGCCGTTTCCTCCGCACCAGGACCACCCGTTCTTCCCGCACACCCACCACCGCGTCGGTGCGGCGATCTTTCACCTGGACGACGCTCCGGAGGAGAAGGGGTGTGTGCGGATCGTGCCGGGCAGTCACCGACAGGGGCCTCTGGAGCATGTGGAGGACGGCGGCCACCACCTTCCCGACGT includes:
- a CDS encoding NADP-dependent oxidoreductase, producing MRAVVVEQWGGPENLVEREVERPTPGLNEVLVRVHAAGVNPVDWKTRAGGALIEWGAVPAVGWDVSGTVEAVGPGVGIFRPGDEVFGMPLFPRQAGGYAEYVVAPARHLAPKPASLSHVEAAALPLAALTAWQALVDTADVRPGERVLVHAAAGGVGHFAVQIAKARGAYVIGTASAAKHDLVRELGADEVIDYRENRFEDVVSGVDVVLDGLGGETAERSLTVLREGGRLITLPGPDDVPAAPDGVLAAWVLVEPDHLGLREIASLVEKGQLKPVVDTVLPLAEAAKAHEIGERGRTTGKIVLTVA
- a CDS encoding catalase; the protein is MTDSRPATTTDSGAPVESDEHSLTLGPGGPILMQDAYLIEQMAQFNRERIPERQPHAKGSGAFGRFEVTHDVSGYTKAALFQPGTRTDLVVRFSTVAGERGSPDTWRDPRGFAVKFYTSEGNYDMVGNNTPVFFVKDPMKFQHFIRSQKRRADNNLRDHDMQWDFWTLSPESAHQVTWLMGDRGIPRSWRHMNGYTSHTYMWINASGERFWVKYHFKTDQGIEFFTQHEADQMAAVDTDYHTRDLFEHIRDGDFPSWTLHVQVMPYEKAADYRFNPFDLTKVWPHGDYPLIPVGRMTLDRNPTDNHAEIEQAAFQPNNLVPGIGPSPDRMLLARLFSYADAHRHRIGGNYQQLPVNAPVVDVHTYSKDGAMAYRKTADPVYAPNSKGGPAADTARHGSPPSWTADGEITRAAYVSHPEDDDWGQPGTLVREVLDDEARDRLVDNVVGHLLNGVTEPVLERAFAYWTNIDRTLGERIAQGVRAKADEKDPKAAEQGNPARRSMQQKA
- a CDS encoding mechanosensitive ion channel family protein, whose product is MESVIRLAVAVGGSALAAFVACRAADMLARFADARHPETPLWGLLRRCRTPLYVVLLAALLRWTYPYAAEPGGAPAEHTETVGHVLLLCLIGGGAWLTVRTVAAVVESTYARYAGRSRDAARLRRVRTQVTLIMRVVAVAVGVLAAAAALVTFPSFRTLGTSLLASAGIIGIVAGVAAQSTLSNLFAGFQIAFGDMVRIGDTVVVDGEWGVVEEVTLTFLTVRTWDERRVTLPVSYFTSRPFENWSRGGAEMTGSVFVHCDHTTPVALVRAHLREFLTTCDTWDGRGWDLAVTDTSPTGITVRAIVTAKDADDLWTTRCAVREELVGWLAREHPGALPKVVTAPAADAFDRLGAGDRASRQRRLRRTDRSHTGPADTPPN
- a CDS encoding PRC-barrel domain-containing protein codes for the protein MTDHVWSYRTTSGHLAGADLTGYKVEATDGGIGKVDKHSDEVDDAYLVVDTGVWIFGKEVLLPASTVVRVDVDERKIFVDRTKDQIKDAPEFHRDKHLGDPGYRDELSAYYGPGSPFGGRLF
- a CDS encoding TIGR03086 family metal-binding protein, coding for MENTSRTEPIDLGAAAERVARLAEGIDDARLGDPTPCPEYAVRELLGHLAGLGAAFRDAARKEFGPTPGTPPGSSRPVLADDWRTALPKVLDELAAAWREPGAWEGDTQAGGIDLPAAVMGRIALDELLIHGWDLARATGQTYEVSEEELRVSEALLTPADDTSGDGFFGPVVAVPDGAPLLDRVIGLSGRRPDWHPARGPAMG
- a CDS encoding FKBP-type peptidyl-prolyl cis-trans isomerase, whose protein sequence is MSEPTKPEVNVPEGDAPTELTVRDLVVGDGAEAKPGTVVRVHYVGVAFASGKEFDASWDRGEPFKFALGGGRVIKGWDRGVRGMKVGGRREIIVPPRLGYGKQSPSPLIPAGSILVFVVDLLSVAT
- a CDS encoding glycosyltransferase gives rise to the protein MRIVMMTAGSRGDIAPFTGLGAGLVRAGHEVTLAAHGVFEPLVAGSGVRFRPLPVDPRAELHSARGRRLHDARTGAGKLVRLASMARGAADEMTAALVEVAREGEVLLVSGSLGPLGYAIADGLSVPVLGLHLQPLHPTGEFPAPVLGARSLGTVGNRLSGRFVMTSVELLFSEAVRSLRRRHGLVTTGRSRDRRTRPVLHGYSELVVPRPRDWPAGLETSGYWWPHETGKLSREVEDFLVAGPRPVFVGLGSATVPDPGRVSREIVTALRAAKVRGIVQRGWAGLGASGDDILTVDEVPHSLLFPRTAAVVHHAGAGTTGAVLRAGVPTVPVPVQFDAAFWASRLTALGTAPGVVPLRRLTSGALAEALRRATSDDSHRARARALADRLAAEDGVAPVLAALDRLAR
- a CDS encoding glycoside hydrolase family 64 protein, translating into MSPRHRRTRIRLIPLAAAALIGTTVTVVGASDPDPASAAVPATIPLTFTNNSARGEQVYVYNLGTELSTGRQGWADANGTFHPWPAGGSTPVPAPDAAITGPANGRSMTVRLPKFSGRIYFSYGQKLVFKLATGGLVQPAVQNPSDPNRNILFNWSEYTLNDSGLWINSTQVDMVSAPYAVGVKRPDGTVANTGRLKPGGYRGFYDALRGQPGGWANLIQTRADGTVLRALAPGHGVEAGALPSGVMNDYINRVWAKYATSTLTVTPFANQPSVKYHGRVSGNVMNFTNSAGAVVTSFQKPDSDSVFGCYKHLDAPNDQVRGPISRTLCAGYNRSTLLTNPNQPDTSSAGFYKDAVTNHYSRKIHAQMADGKAYGFAFDDVGAHESLVHDGDPRQAYITLDPFD